CGGCGGCGAGGGTCAGGTCGCCCTCATTTTCGCGATCTTCGTCGTCAATGACAACGATCATGCGGCCCGTGGCAAACTCACGAAGGGCGGTGGGGACGTCAGTAAAGGGAGACTCAGCCATGATGATTTGATCCTAAGGATACGCTGCCTGGTGCAGAAAAACGCCGCCCCGGGGTGTGGGACGGCGTCAGGGTACTGCGTAAGTTACAGACTGGACTCGATTTCGAAGCCCCAGGCCTCGAGGAGAGCCTCTGGAATGTACTTGGAGTTCTTGTTGCGGCGCGCCCACTCACGAAGACGTGTGGAGCGGATGTACTGGTCTGGCGTCAGTTTGTACTCTTTTACGACCAGTTCGAATGATGTGACAGTGGGGACGACCGGGCCGATCGGCTCAGGCTTGCCCCAGTTCGGATTTCCACGACGCTTTGCCATTTTGGTTCTGTTCCTTCCGTGCTCGGCGGCGCTGGGCCGCAAACATCTTATTTTACTGCGATTTTTACCCAAACGCAAGCAGATTCAGGTATAGAGGACGTGCCGAATTGGCGGGACATCTCGCAGAACGGAACCAAGCGTCCAATCTCGTTTGTGCAAAAGGCTCAAACTAGCAAATAAGAACCATAAGAAATTTAGGAGTGGCTGCCATGAGTTCGTCCATAGTGTCTGATGAAATTCAGGGATTCGCATGCGCTGTTGAAGAAGCTCCTCTGGATGCAAGCGCGGAGTGGGTAGTTTCGCGCCGTGACTTTCTGCGTTCCGCGACGGTGGTGGGTGCGGTCGCCGCGACAGGCCTAAGCCAAAGCGCGGATGCCGAAGCGGTACAGGCGGCCAAAATGTCCGCCGCACAGACCATGCCGGTGAGCCTGAAGATCAACGGGGAGATCCACAATCTCACGTTCGATACCCGGGTCACTCTACTGGATGCGCTACGCGAGCATCTAGGTCTGACGGGCAGCAAAAAGGGTTGCGACCATGGCCAGTGCGGCGCCTGCACGGTGATCGTGGATGGGCGGCGCGTCAATAGCTGCCTGATGCTGGCGGCAACGGTCGATGGTTTGGACGTAACAACAATCGAAGGCCTGTCTCATGGCGACGAACTGCACGCGGTACAGGCGGCGTTCCTGCAGCATGACGCGTTTCAATGCGGTTATTGCACACCTGGGCAGATCTGCTCGGCCGTTGCATTGCTGGATGAAGTAAAGAAGGGCGATGCCAGCGTCGTGAGCTTTGAGGCAAAGACGGCCAACGGTCGACCTCCGCTCACGGACGATGAGATTCGCGAGCGCATGAGCGGCAATATCTGCCGTTGCGGGGCCTATCCAAACATCGTTTCAGCAGTGCGCGCTGTAGCCAAGGGGGTGACAGCGTGAATCCATTTGCCTATCAAAGAGTGACGGAAGAGTCAGCAGCCGTTCATGCCATCGCAGGAAACGCGAACGCCAAGCTGCTGGGCGGCGGAACGAACCTCATCGACCTGATGAAGGACGATGTCGAGCACCCGACGACTCTGGTGGACATTACCCGTGTGCCTTTAAACAGGATCGAAGATGCAGGAAATGGTGGAGCGAAGATCGGGGCCTTGGTGCGGAATAGCGATCTGGCAAACGATGGCCTGATCCGCGCACGGTTTCCTCTCTTGAGCATGGCGCTGCTCTCGGGCGCGAGCGCGCAACTGCGCAATCTCGCCACGACGGGCGGCAACCTGATGCAGAGAACCCGCTGCTACTACTTCATGGACACGGCATTCCCCGAGTGCAACAAGCGCAAGCCTGGAAGCGGATGTGGAGCGTTAAGGGGATTCAATCGTATCCACGCCATCCTTGGGCAGAGCGAGGAGTGCATTGCGACCAATCCTTCGGACATGAACGTCGCGATGGCTGCGCTTGGAGCCGAGGTGCATGTCGAGGGCCCGAAGGGCAAACGTATGATTCCCTTCCATGAGTTTCACCGGTTGCCTGGAAAGACTCCCCAGGTAGATACCAATCTTGCGCACAACGAGATGATTACGGGTGTGACTCTGCCTGCGGGCGCGGATGCGTTTGCGCCACACAGCTACTACCTGAAGGTGCGCGATCGCCAGAGCTACGCCTTTGCTCTGGTATCGGTTGCAGCTGGCTTGGTGATGGATGGAAACAACGTCAAGCGCGCTACGGTTGCGCTGGGCGGTGTGGCTCATAAGCCTTGGCGGATGCAGGAGGCCGAGGATGCGCTTGTCGGCAAGCCTGCAACTCCGCAGAGCTTTGCGGCAGCCGCAGAGATCTTGCTGCGCGGCGCGAAGGGTTATGAACACAATCAGTTCAAGGTCGAACTGGCGAAGCGCAGCATTGTGAAGACACTCACGATGGCGGCGCAAGGGGGTGTGGCATGAGCGGTATGGGACAGGAAGCAACACCCGTAGTGCGGAAAGATATTCCGGAGCGGTATGACGGACGATTGAAGGTGATGGGCAAGGCGACGTATGCCGCTGAGTTTCCCGTGAAGGACTTGCTCTACGCGGTGATCGTGCAGAGCACGATTGCGACGGGAATCATTGCGAGTGCGGATACACGGGCTGCCGAAAATGCAAGCGGCGTAGTGAAGGTGTTGACGGCTTTCAACGCTCCGAAGCTGCCCATGCCGAAGCCACAGCCGCCCGCGACTCGTTCCACTTCCCTTTTGCAGACACCGGATGTTCATTACAACGGCGAGCCGATTGGCGTGGTTGTGGCAAAAAGCCTAGCCGAGGCTCAGCATGCTGCGAACCTGATCAAGTACAGGTACAAACCAGGAATTTCGCAGCTCGACTTCATGGGGCATCTCGATACAGCTCGTCTCCCGAAGCGTGCGGGAAATGCTCCCGCAAAGCAGGATCATGGAGAGAAAGACCGTGCCTGGGCGAAGGCGACGACGGTCCTGGAGGAGACGTACTCCACGCCGCTGCAAAACCACAATCCCATGGAGCCCCACGCGACGATTGCGGAGTGGGACGGTGAAAAGCTGACGGTGCATGATGCAACGCAATACATCTCTGGCGTCCGTCAGTCGCTGGCGAAGACCTTTGCCTTACCGCTGGACAATATTCACGTCATCGACCCGTATGTTGGCGGCGGCTTCGGATCCAAAGGTTCCATGTGGTCGCACGTCGCGCTCTGCGCGATGGCGTCGAAGGTCGTGGGACGTCCGGTGAAGCTGGTACTCGACCGGACACAGATGTTTGGACCTGTGGGCCAGCGTCCACGCACCCTGCAGAAGATCAAACTCGGTGTGGATGCGAACGGCAAGTTCGTAGGTATTCAGCACGACGTGCTGATGTCGACTTCGAAGATGGAAGACTTCATCGAGCCAAGCGCAAAACAGACGACGATGCTCTACCAGTGCGATAACATCTCGATCAGTCACAAGCTGGTAGAGATGGACATCGGCGTGGGCACCTTCCAGCGCGCTCCGGGTGAGGCAACCGGCACGCCTGCACTGGAGAGTGCAATCGATGAGCTTTGCTACAAACTGAAGATGGATCCAGTCGAGTTCCGTCTGAAAAACTACGCGGAGATGGATCCAGGCGAGCAGAAGCCGTTTACGAGCAAGCATCTGCGCGAGTGCTATCAACAGGCGGGCGACCGTTTTGGATGGTCGAAGCGCAATCCTGAGCCCCGGTCGATGAAGGAGTCCGGTAGAGACGGCGAAAAGCTGATTGGCTGGGGTATTGCCACAGCCACTTACGGCGCAAATCGATCTTCCGCGCAGGCGGTCATCCGACTCATGCCGAATGGACATATCTTCATCGGCAGCGGAACGCAGGATCTCGGCACGGGCATGTACACCGTGATGGCGCAGACCGTGGTGGAGGAGCTTGGGGTCGACTGGAAGACGGTCGATGTGAGGCTCGGCGACAGCATGCTTCCCAAGGCCCCGGTTTCGGGCGGTTCACAGTCGACTGCCAGCGTTGGACCGGCGGTGAAAGAGGCCTGCAACCAACTGAAGTTGAAACTGGCAGCGGCGGCAGTGCTGGATCCGGCTTCTCCTCTGCATGGAACTGAGACCGGAGATCTCGACATTCAGGATGGCGCTCTCTTCTCAAAGAAGGACGTTTCGAAGCGCGAGACATTGGTTTCTATTGCCTCTCGCAGCGGACAAGCCATTGAGGCTATGGGATCTGCAGAACCGGGCGAAGATGCCAAGTCGCAGTCTTCGCACTCCTGGGGAGCAGTTTTTGCGGAGGTCGAGGTAGACGAGGCGATCAAAACCGTCAAAGTACGTCGCATTGTGGCCACCTATGACATCGGTCGCATTATGAATCGAAGGACAGGCCTGAACCAGTTGCAGGGCGGATTGGTCTGGGGCATCGGCACGGCACTTCTCGAAGTGACAGAACTCGACAAGCATCATGGCAAGGCCGTCAATGCGAATCTCGGAGAATACCACGTCGCAGTGAATCGAGACGTTCCTGACATCGACGTGACGGTGCTGGATATTCCTGATGCGAAATTTTCCCCGCAGGGTGCACGCGGCATCGGGGAGATCGGAATCACCGGTGTTTCCGGTGCGATTGCGAACGCGATCTTCCATGCGACGGGCAAGCGCGTTCGGGACTTTCCCATCACCTTGGACAAGATCATGAGTGCCTGAACCCGGCGAGGTTCCGGGTGTTTTGAGAGGGCGAAGGTTGTGCGAAGATTAAGAAGACGCAGCAGCGTTCTGAAGTCATCCGCACAGGACCTTTGCCCTCTTTTAATTGCATGACCAAGCCCACCGAACTCGCTTCCCTCCTCCATCAGACCTTTGGGTTCGCCGAGTTTCGTGCGAACCAGGAGGCCGTCTGCGTTGCGGCGGTGGAGGGAAAGGATGTTCTCCTGGTCATGCCGACGGGCGCAGGCAAGAGCCTTTGCTATCAGCTTCCGGCGATTGCGCGTGGTGGGACGGCGCTGGTCATCAGTCCGTTGATTGCACTGATCGACGATCAGGCAGCGAAGATGTCTGCCTTGGGATTGAAGGTCGGTAGGATTCACTCCGGACTGAGCCGGGAGGAGTCGAGGCAGGTTTGCCGCGACTACCTCGATGGGACACTGCAGTTTCTCTTTATTGCGCCCGAACGCATGCGCGTGCCGGGATTTGCGGCGATGCTGGCCAAGAGAAAGCTGAGCCTAATCGCCATCGACGAGGCCCACTGCATCTCGCAGTGGGGCCATGATTTCCGGCCAGATTACCGTACGCTCGGGCAGCACTTGCAGGCGCTGAGGCCTACGCCTGTCATGGCTCTGACTGCCACGGCGACGACGGAAGTGCAGCGAGACATCGTGCTGCAACTTGGGCTGCAAGGTGTAGCCAAGTTCATTCACGGGTTCCGGCGAACCAACCTCGCCGTAGAAGTGATCGAGCTTTCCAAGCCCGAACGTCACGCAAAAGTGCGCGAGATGTTGTTGAACCCCGAGCGCAGGCCCGCGATTGTTTACGCGCCTTCACGCAAAGATGCTGACGCTATGGCCAGTGCGCTGGCAGTCGAATTCCCTGCCGCGGCATATCACGCGGGTCTCGATGCCGGGACGCGTGAGCGTGTGCAGAAGGAGTTTCTCGCTGGACGGATCGAAGTAGTTGTAGCCACCGTCGCGTTCGGCATGGGTATCGACAAGGCAGATGTGCGCACGGTCATTCACACCGCCGCACCTTCGAGTGTGGAGAGCTTTTATCAGGAGATCGGTCGTGCGGGACGTGACGGAAAGCCAAGCCGGTCAATCTTGATGTACTCCTTCCTGGATCGGAAGACGCATGAGTTTTTTCTGGAGCGCGATTATCCGCCGCTCGATACGCTGTCGAAGATTGAACGCGGCCTGAGCCGTGAGAACGAGATCCACGCGGACGATCTTCGCGTGAAGCTGAAGATGAGCATGGATGAGTTTGCTCCCGCAATGGACCGGCTCGTAGCCCAGGGCGTGGCAAGCCTGGATTACAGCGGTAATGTCGCGTTGATTGGTGAGGATTCCAGCTGGCGCAAAGGCTATGAGGCGCAGGTCAACTTCCGTCGCTCGCAGATGGATCGCATGATGCAGTTTGCCGCCGGAAGTACCTGCAGAATGACTTCACTGATCCTCCACTTCGGCGATGCGGCGGACGGTGCGCGGGCGTGCGGAGTCTGCGATGTTTGCGCTCCGGAAGCCGCGCTGGCACAGGGATTCCGCGCCCCCGATGAAGCGGAAGAACGCGAGATGGGACGCCTGCTGCGTTGCGTCGGCGAACGCGGCATGTCGATGCGCAAGCTGCAGGAAGCGGTCGATCCAAGGATGCAGATGGATCGCCGCGACTTCGAGGCCATGGTCGATGCGCTGGCCCGCGCGGGATACGTCAGCGTGGACGAGGCCGAGTTTCGCGGCGCGGACGGAAAGGACATCCGCTACCGCAAGGTAACGCTGACGCACGAAGGTCGCGAGTGGGAGGGCGAAGACCTGGTCGGTGTGGTGCTTCGATCGGTCGTGTCAAAGGCGTCCAAGTCCGGCAAGGCTTCTCCCAAGAAGAAAGCGAGCGTCAAGCCAGACGCGGTGGCTCTTTCTCCGTCGGAAGAGAAAGTAGCGGACAGACTCAGAGAATGGCGAAAAGGCGTGGCAAAGGAACTCTCGCAGCCAGCTTTCTGCGTCTTTCCGGACCGAGTCTTGGCCGAGATCGTGCGCGACATGCCTGCAACGAATGCCGATTTGCTCCAAGTGAAAGGCATGGGCGTGGCAAAGGTAGAGCGCTGGGGGGCAGCAATCTGCGGCGTGATCAATAACGGCGCTGCTCCTTCCGTCGAGCGCAAGGTGATGCCGCGCGTCGTTGTGGCTCAGGCACCTCGTCCCCTGGCAGCCACGGCACCAGTGGACAATCTGGAGAAGGAGCTGAAGATCTGGCGGATGCGCCGGGCCAAGGAAGAAGGCGTGGCTCCTTTCCTGCTTCTTACAGAAGACGCCGTACGGAGAATTGTCATGGAAAAGCCATCGAACGTAGACGCGTTGGGTGAGATTGACGGTATCGGAAAACCGCGCGCGGAGAAGTACGGGGCGGCGATCTGCGAGATCGTGACAGGCCACATATAGCCGTTCTATGCGGTAATCGATGAATCGCAAACGGCCCTGCTCGATGGCTGATAAACTTGATTTCCACCATAAATTCGATTTATGAGCGCCAGAGCGCTACGACAGGAGTTTGCAATGGGACAGGAAACAAGTGGTACAAGCCTTCGTCTGAAGACGGGCCTGGCAGAGATGTTGAAGGGCGGCGTCATCATGGATGTGATGAACGTCGAGCAGGCGCGTATTGCGGAAGAGGCTGGAGCCATCTCCGTCATGGCGCTGGAGCGCGTTCCCGCGATGATTCGCGCTGAGGGTGGCGTGGCCCGCATGGCGAACCCCAAGCTCATCAAGGAAATCATCTCCGCCGTTTCTATCCCCGTCATGGCGAAGGCCCGCATCGGGCATATTGCCGAAGCGCAGGTCCTACAGACGCTCGGCGTCGACTTCATCGACGAGAGCGAGGTGCTCACGCCAGCCGATGAGGTGTACCACATCGACAAGCACGCGTTTACAACGCCGTTTGTCTGTGGCGCGCGCAACCTGGGTGAAGCACTACGACGCATTGCCGAAGGTGCGGCGATGATTCGTACCAAGGGCGAGCCCGGGACGGGCGACGTCGTCCACGCCGTGCAGCACATGCGCATGATCGTACGCGAGATGCGCATCCTCAAGGCCCTGGGCGAAGAAGAGCTCTACAACGAAGCCAAGCTGCTGGCCGCTCCCTACGAGCTGGTGCGCATGGTGGCGAAGACGGGTAAACTTCCGGTTCCGAACTTCTCCGCAGGTGGCATCGCTACCCCGGCGGATGCGGCCCTGATGATGCAGCTTGGCGCTGAGGCTGTGTTTGTCGGTTCAGGCATCTTCATGAAAGATGGAGCGACTCCGCTGGACGTGCAGAACAACGCAGCCGAGCGCGCCGAGGCTGTTTCGCGCGCGAAGGCCATCGTGATTGCTACGACGCACTACGACGACGCGAAGATCGTAGCCGAAGCTGCGGAAGCGGTCACGGGTTCGATGAAGGGTCTTGCCGCAGCCGCCCTCGACGAGTCACAGCTGATGCAGATGCGCGGACGGTAACTTGTTCAGATTTGACGAAGCCGCTGGCCCATTGGCTGGCGGTTTTTGTTTGCCCTTTAGAATGGGAGTGTATGACTGACACAATGACGGGCACAGGGAAAAAGACGATTGGTGTTCTGGCCCTGCAGGGCGCATTCGATGCGCACGCGCAGGTGCTGCGGGAACTAGGCGCGGACGTGGTGATGGTACGCAAGCCGGAGCAGTTGGAAGGTCTGGATGGACTCGTGATTCCGGGTGGAGAGTCAACGACGTTTCTCTGGCATCTCGAGCATCGTGGATTCTTCGAGGCTTTGAAGAAGTTCGCTGCGGAGAAGCCCGCGTTCGGTACGTGCGCCGGCGCGATTCTGATGGCGAAGGACGTTCGCAATCCTTCGCAGAAGTCTCTCGCGGTCATGGATATCGCCATCGAGCGCAACGCCTATGGTCGGCAGAATGATTCGCGCATCCTAAAGGCAGAGACGACGCTGGCGGGGGGACCAATGGAGATGGTCTACATTCGCGCTCCGCGGATTGCCTTTGTCGGCAACGACGTCGAGGTACTGGCGAACCGTGACGGCGATCCCGTACTGGTGCGGCAGGGCGACATGCTGGCCGCTACGTTTCATCCTGAGCTCTCCGAAGACCGCCGCGTACATGAAGAATTTTTGAAGATAGTGGACGAGGCCAAAGCGCGTTGACCCAGACGCCAATCTTCGCCATGCGCTGGTGGCTTCCGCAGGATGCCGCTCTGCATGGCGCGGCGCTGGACCGCGAGATGTATTTCGCACTCTGGATCATGACCGGGCTTCTGGCTGCGGCACACCTGGTAATGCTGATGGGGCTCTGCGTAGGTCGTCGCGAGGGGCAACACAGCATATGGCGTCTGGAGATTACACCTCTTTTATTGCTGACGATTTTGTTTGGATGGATGACGATGCGCGCCGAGCGGCTATGGGCGGCGATGCGCTATGCAGGAGCAGATCCCGCAGCGATGCAGGTGGAGGTCGTGGGCGCACAGTTCGTCTGGTACTTTCGCTATCCCGGAACAGATGCGCGTTTTGGCAAGACAAAGTCAGAGCTGGTGAAACCGGGTGAAGGCAATCCTCTCGGAATCGACCCCAAGGATGAAGACGGGCGGGACGATCGCGTGAGCAGTGAGCTTGTCCTGCCGATGGGGCGCGAGGTAGATCTTCGGGTTCGGTCGCTAGATGTGATCCACGGCTTCAGCGTCCCGGAGATGCGTGTGAAGCAGAACGCCGTGCCGGGACAGGTCTTTCATATTCACTTCACCCCTGTGCATGAAGGCAGATACGCCGTGTTGTGTACACAGGTCTGCGGCCTCGGACATTATCGCATGCAGGCTACCGTACGCGTGGTGAGTGCTGCAGAGTTCGTGCGATGGAGTGCGCGATGAAGATCTTCTCGACACACCATCGCACGATCGGCATTGGATATTTGCTCCTCGCCGGAACGTCGGTTGCCATCGGAACACTGCTTTCGCTGCTGATGCGCGTACATCGTGTATGGCCCGATTTGAACTGGCCGCTATGGGGCATCATGAAGCCGGAAGACTACCTGGCGACCGTGACGATGCACGGAACGCTGATGGTCTTCTTTGTTCTGACCACCGCGCCACAATCGGGATTTTCCAATCTCGTATTGCCTGAGCAGATCGGTTCCCGGACGATGGCCCTCCCGTGGCTGAACGCAGCGAGCTTCTGGACAACCGTGGCTTCCCTGCTGGTTCTGTTGAGCGCCTTCTTTGTGCGCGGCGGCGGGCCAATCTCGGGATGGACAAGCTATCCACCGTTCTCTGCACTGGCGGATACCGGGCCTGGACAGGCCACGGGGATGGACCTGTGGTTGGTAAGCATCGGATTGTTCT
This genomic stretch from Terriglobus saanensis SP1PR4 harbors:
- a CDS encoding 2Fe-2S iron-sulfur cluster-binding protein, yielding MSSSIVSDEIQGFACAVEEAPLDASAEWVVSRRDFLRSATVVGAVAATGLSQSADAEAVQAAKMSAAQTMPVSLKINGEIHNLTFDTRVTLLDALREHLGLTGSKKGCDHGQCGACTVIVDGRRVNSCLMLAATVDGLDVTTIEGLSHGDELHAVQAAFLQHDAFQCGYCTPGQICSAVALLDEVKKGDASVVSFEAKTANGRPPLTDDEIRERMSGNICRCGAYPNIVSAVRAVAKGVTA
- a CDS encoding FAD binding domain-containing protein, which gives rise to MNPFAYQRVTEESAAVHAIAGNANAKLLGGGTNLIDLMKDDVEHPTTLVDITRVPLNRIEDAGNGGAKIGALVRNSDLANDGLIRARFPLLSMALLSGASAQLRNLATTGGNLMQRTRCYYFMDTAFPECNKRKPGSGCGALRGFNRIHAILGQSEECIATNPSDMNVAMAALGAEVHVEGPKGKRMIPFHEFHRLPGKTPQVDTNLAHNEMITGVTLPAGADAFAPHSYYLKVRDRQSYAFALVSVAAGLVMDGNNVKRATVALGGVAHKPWRMQEAEDALVGKPATPQSFAAAAEILLRGAKGYEHNQFKVELAKRSIVKTLTMAAQGGVA
- a CDS encoding xanthine dehydrogenase family protein molybdopterin-binding subunit, giving the protein MGQEATPVVRKDIPERYDGRLKVMGKATYAAEFPVKDLLYAVIVQSTIATGIIASADTRAAENASGVVKVLTAFNAPKLPMPKPQPPATRSTSLLQTPDVHYNGEPIGVVVAKSLAEAQHAANLIKYRYKPGISQLDFMGHLDTARLPKRAGNAPAKQDHGEKDRAWAKATTVLEETYSTPLQNHNPMEPHATIAEWDGEKLTVHDATQYISGVRQSLAKTFALPLDNIHVIDPYVGGGFGSKGSMWSHVALCAMASKVVGRPVKLVLDRTQMFGPVGQRPRTLQKIKLGVDANGKFVGIQHDVLMSTSKMEDFIEPSAKQTTMLYQCDNISISHKLVEMDIGVGTFQRAPGEATGTPALESAIDELCYKLKMDPVEFRLKNYAEMDPGEQKPFTSKHLRECYQQAGDRFGWSKRNPEPRSMKESGRDGEKLIGWGIATATYGANRSSAQAVIRLMPNGHIFIGSGTQDLGTGMYTVMAQTVVEELGVDWKTVDVRLGDSMLPKAPVSGGSQSTASVGPAVKEACNQLKLKLAAAAVLDPASPLHGTETGDLDIQDGALFSKKDVSKRETLVSIASRSGQAIEAMGSAEPGEDAKSQSSHSWGAVFAEVEVDEAIKTVKVRRIVATYDIGRIMNRRTGLNQLQGGLVWGIGTALLEVTELDKHHGKAVNANLGEYHVAVNRDVPDIDVTVLDIPDAKFSPQGARGIGEIGITGVSGAIANAIFHATGKRVRDFPITLDKIMSA
- a CDS encoding RecQ family ATP-dependent DNA helicase translates to MTKPTELASLLHQTFGFAEFRANQEAVCVAAVEGKDVLLVMPTGAGKSLCYQLPAIARGGTALVISPLIALIDDQAAKMSALGLKVGRIHSGLSREESRQVCRDYLDGTLQFLFIAPERMRVPGFAAMLAKRKLSLIAIDEAHCISQWGHDFRPDYRTLGQHLQALRPTPVMALTATATTEVQRDIVLQLGLQGVAKFIHGFRRTNLAVEVIELSKPERHAKVREMLLNPERRPAIVYAPSRKDADAMASALAVEFPAAAYHAGLDAGTRERVQKEFLAGRIEVVVATVAFGMGIDKADVRTVIHTAAPSSVESFYQEIGRAGRDGKPSRSILMYSFLDRKTHEFFLERDYPPLDTLSKIERGLSRENEIHADDLRVKLKMSMDEFAPAMDRLVAQGVASLDYSGNVALIGEDSSWRKGYEAQVNFRRSQMDRMMQFAAGSTCRMTSLILHFGDAADGARACGVCDVCAPEAALAQGFRAPDEAEEREMGRLLRCVGERGMSMRKLQEAVDPRMQMDRRDFEAMVDALARAGYVSVDEAEFRGADGKDIRYRKVTLTHEGREWEGEDLVGVVLRSVVSKASKSGKASPKKKASVKPDAVALSPSEEKVADRLREWRKGVAKELSQPAFCVFPDRVLAEIVRDMPATNADLLQVKGMGVAKVERWGAAICGVINNGAAPSVERKVMPRVVVAQAPRPLAATAPVDNLEKELKIWRMRRAKEEGVAPFLLLTEDAVRRIVMEKPSNVDALGEIDGIGKPRAEKYGAAICEIVTGHI
- the pdxS gene encoding pyridoxal 5'-phosphate synthase lyase subunit PdxS produces the protein MGQETSGTSLRLKTGLAEMLKGGVIMDVMNVEQARIAEEAGAISVMALERVPAMIRAEGGVARMANPKLIKEIISAVSIPVMAKARIGHIAEAQVLQTLGVDFIDESEVLTPADEVYHIDKHAFTTPFVCGARNLGEALRRIAEGAAMIRTKGEPGTGDVVHAVQHMRMIVREMRILKALGEEELYNEAKLLAAPYELVRMVAKTGKLPVPNFSAGGIATPADAALMMQLGAEAVFVGSGIFMKDGATPLDVQNNAAERAEAVSRAKAIVIATTHYDDAKIVAEAAEAVTGSMKGLAAAALDESQLMQMRGR
- the pdxT gene encoding pyridoxal 5'-phosphate synthase glutaminase subunit PdxT, translated to MTDTMTGTGKKTIGVLALQGAFDAHAQVLRELGADVVMVRKPEQLEGLDGLVIPGGESTTFLWHLEHRGFFEALKKFAAEKPAFGTCAGAILMAKDVRNPSQKSLAVMDIAIERNAYGRQNDSRILKAETTLAGGPMEMVYIRAPRIAFVGNDVEVLANRDGDPVLVRQGDMLAATFHPELSEDRRVHEEFLKIVDEAKAR
- a CDS encoding cytochrome c oxidase subunit II; translated protein: MTQTPIFAMRWWLPQDAALHGAALDREMYFALWIMTGLLAAAHLVMLMGLCVGRREGQHSIWRLEITPLLLLTILFGWMTMRAERLWAAMRYAGADPAAMQVEVVGAQFVWYFRYPGTDARFGKTKSELVKPGEGNPLGIDPKDEDGRDDRVSSELVLPMGREVDLRVRSLDVIHGFSVPEMRVKQNAVPGQVFHIHFTPVHEGRYAVLCTQVCGLGHYRMQATVRVVSAAEFVRWSAR